In the genome of Helicovermis profundi, the window AAAGAAGAATTGGATTTAAGTTAAACGAAGCACTTAAACCATCTAAAATTACAGTTATTGCACTAGCATCAACTGTATTTCCAGCATATTTAATACCAAGAATAGCATAAGCTACCATTGCAATTAAGTACGAAGGACCTGTTGTATAAAGCATATGTCTAATATGTTCGAAAAGTTCTGAACCTGCCATTGCAGGAGCTAAGTTTGTAGTATCAGAAAGTGGTGACATTTTATCTCCAAAATATGAACCAGAGATAATTGCTCCACCTACCATACCCATTGGCATTCCAAGTCCAGCACCAACACCAACTAATGCGATACCAACAGTACCAGCAGTAGTCCATGATGAACCTGTTGCTAGAGATACAATAGAACAAAGTATTAATGTAGCAACTAAGAATACGCTTGGAGATAATAATTTAAGTCCCCAGAATATCATAGTTGGTACAATACCTGCTAATATCCATGTACCAATAATCATACCAATAATCATAAGTATAAGTATTGCCCCCATAGACATTTTAATTGTTTCTACAATTCCTTCTTCAAGTTCTGCCCAAGGAATACCTAGACCGAACATTGCTACTGCACCAGCAACAATTGCTGCGAAAAGAATTGGAAGTTGAGGATCAGCGCCCCATAATTTCATTGCGCTAATCAGTGCTACCATTAAAGTAATAATTGGAATAAGTGCTAAACCGACTGTAGCTTGTTTTCTCTCTCTCATTTTGTTCCCCCTTAATTTATTTGGTTTTACCCTATACACATTATATAGTAATGTTTCAAAATAATTCACAAAAACTTAAAAACGTTCATAAATTGTTCATATTTTTTCGAATTTTCTAATAATTTATAAATAATTAAAATATATTATAGTTATTCAAAAACTTTCTTATGCTACCATTAGCCTCGCCCTGGGAGTAAACTCCCTATAAAAAAAGTCATATTAAAATTTCTTTAAGCAAGCTTAAAAATTTTATTAACTTGTTTATTTATTTTA includes:
- the nhaC gene encoding Na+/H+ antiporter NhaC → MRERKQATVGLALIPIITLMVALISAMKLWGADPQLPILFAAIVAGAVAMFGLGIPWAELEEGIVETIKMSMGAILILMIIGMIIGTWILAGIVPTMIFWGLKLLSPSVFLVATLILCSIVSLATGSSWTTAGTVGIALVGVGAGLGMPMGMVGGAIISGSYFGDKMSPLSDTTNLAPAMAGSELFEHIRHMLYTTGPSYLIAMVAYAILGIKYAGNTVDASAITVILDGLSASFNLNPILLLAPALVILMVVLKIPAIPGLIGGTFLGAFFAWTIQGAGMTDIIGAAHYGFSSATGIDALDSLLSRGGLDGMMWTVSLILIAMTFGGIMEKSGMLKAIADGMLKYAKSTGSLVLVTVITVIMMNVLAGDQYLSIVVPGRMYKDVFKERGLKAKNLSRILEDSGTLTSSLVPWNSGGLYMSSTLGIATVAYAPFAFLNILNPIISVIYGYTGFTMEKIDPNEKVA